GGCGCAAGCGGGCGTCAATCGCGTTTCCTTCGGCGTGCAGGATCTGAACGCCCATGTCCAGGAAGCGGCCGGCCGCGTTCAGCCTTTCGAAATCGTGGAGCGCGCCGTCGCGATGGTGCGCGGCGCGGGCGTCGCCGCGATCAATTTCGATTTGATGTACGGCCTGCCGCATCAAAGCGTGGCCGACGTCGAACGCACGGCCGCCATGGCCGCCTCGCTCGATCCGCAGCGGCTCGCCGTCTTCGGCTACGCCCATGTCCCCTGGTTCAAGGCGAACCAGAAGCTCATCGACGCCGCCGCTCTTCCCGGCGCGGCCGAACGCCTCGCCCAGGCCGCCGCGGTGCGCAGGACTTTGGAGCGCGCGGGTTTCGAGGCGATCGGGCTCGACCATTTCGCGCGCCCTCACGATCCCCTCGCCGTCGCCGCGCGCGATGGGCGCATGCGTCGCAATTTCCAGGGCTATACGATCGACAGCGCCACGGCGCTTCTTCCCTTCGGCGTCTCGTCCATCGGCCGGCTGCCGCAGGGCTTCGTCGGCAACGCCACCGACCTTGCGGGCTGGCGCCGCGCCGTCGAGGACGATCGTTTCCCGGTCACGCGCGGCCTCGCCTTTTCCATAGAGGATCTGGCGCGGGGCGACCTGATCGAGCGGCTCATGTGCGATTTCACGGTCGATTTCGGCGCGATCGCGTTGGAGCATGGCTTCCATGTCGAGGCTTTCGACGAGGCGCGCCTTCCGCTTTCAGCGCTCGAGCGCGACGGCGTCGTCGAGGTCGTGGACCGCCGGGTGACGGTCACCGAGCGCGGCCGGCCTTTCGTCCGCCTTGCCGCCGCGGCTTTCGACGCCTATCTGGACCAGTCAGCCGCGCGCCATTCCGCCGCGGTGTGAGCGTCTCGGGGGAGGGGCTGTCACGGAGGGGCGGATGACGCCGCTGACGGCCTTTTTCGCCAAATTCATCGGCGCCTATGCGATCCTCGCCGGAGCCTGGCTCTTCTTCCGGCGTGAAGCCGCGCTGGGCCTCATCGACCGCATCTCCAACGATCCCGTTTTCGAGTCGATGATCGGCGTGCTGCGCCTCGTCTTCGGCCTCGCCGTCATTTCCGCGCATAATCGCTGGGACGGTTGGCTGGCGTCGCTGGTCTCGGCGCTGGGCTGGATCGGGCTCGCCAGCGGCGCCGCGACCATGTTCCTTCCGACAGGTTTTTTGCGGCGCATGGTCGAGCGCATGCGCTTTCGGGAACAGCTTCCCCTTTACGCCCTCGTTTCCGCGCTTCTCGGCGCCGTTCTGCTTCTCGGCGGCCTCAGCGCGTGATTTCGATCGACTTTTTTAGGCGTCCGCCAGCGAATTTCCGACTGTTTCGACGCAAGAGCCGGCTGGTGAAGCATTATCAATGCAAATGACAGTCGGCTCACGTCTTTCGGCGTCATGTCGACGCAAGAAGGGCGGCGCTCATGGAGGGTGTGATGGAAGCGAAGGAACTGCTCAACAACCCCAAATTTGTCGCGCTCTGGATCGCAATCTGGGTCCTCATGCTGCTCGCCGTCGTCAATATTTACGAAAAACTGAGCCTCCTGGCGCAGCTCGGCCAGTAACAAGGATTGCGGCCGAACTTGTGGCGGCGGGCGCCTTTCGCCATCGTGCATGTTCCCGATTCGATCATGGGGACACATGCCCGTCTGGACGCCCGAACAGGACAATGCGCTGAACGCCGTCGCCGAGTGGCTCGCCAAGCCGCGCGGGCCGCAGGTATTCCGCCTCTTCGGCTATGCCGGAACCGGTAAGTCGACGCTTGCGCTGCATCTCGCCGAGCATGTCGATGGCGACGTCGCCTTCGCCGCCTTCACCGGCAAGGCCGCGCTCGTCATGCGCTCCAAGGGCTGCAAGGATGCGCGGACGATCCACAGCCTCATTTATCGCGCCACCGATTCCGAGACGGAGGAGCCTTCCTTCGTGCTCAATGACGACAGCGAGGCGGCGCACGCCAAGCTCATCGTCATCGACGAATGCTCCATGGTGGACGAGGAACTCGGCCGCGATCTCCTTTCTTTCGGCAAGAAAGTCCTCGTGCTTGGAGACCCGGCGCAATTGCCGCCGGTGAAGGGCGGCGGCTTCTTCACCGAGGCCGAGCCCGATGTGATGCTCACCGAGGTGCACCGGCAGGCGGCGGACAATCCGATCGTGCGTCTCTCCATGACGATCCGCGAAGGCGGGGCGCTGGCGCGCGGCGTCTATGGCGAGACGCGTATCGTTGGCCGCGACGGGCTCGATCCGAAGCTTGTCACCGGCGCGGATCAGGTGCTCGTCGGCATGAACAAGACGCGCCGGGCTTACAACAACCGGCTGCGCGAATTGAGGGGCTTCACCGCCGGGCCGTTCCCGCAATCGGGCGAGAAGCTCGTTTGTCTGCGCAACAATCGTAAAAAAGGCCTGCTCAACGGCGCGCTTTTCACGGTGAAAAGCGCCGGCGCGCTGCGGCGCGGCAAAATCAGAATGCTCGTCATGCCGGAAGAAGGCGAGGCGGGAAAATATCAGCGCGTCTCCGTCATTCCGCAATTCTTCGAGGGCGGCGAGGGCGAGATACCTTACGCGCTGCGCAAGGATTCAGACGAGTTCGATTACGGCTATGCGCTCACCGTGCACAAGGCGCAGGGCTCGCAATGGGATAATGTAACGCTCTTCGACGAGTCCTTCGCCTTTCGCGAACATCGCGCGCGCTGGCTTTATACCGGCGTGACGCGCGCGGCGCAGAAGCTGACTCTCGTGATGTGAGGTTGTTTCCAGCCCCGCGCGCCCCGGTTGTCAAACCGGGCGCGCGGGGGCAAAATTCAAATATGTCGTTTTATTGATGGAGGTTTTTCCATGTCCGAGGATCAGATTGAAGTCGTCTCGTCGCGTGGGGGCGCCTGTATCCCCGCAATTTGGAGCCTGGAGCCAAAGCAGACTTTGGGGCTTGCGCTTTCCGGCGGAGGTTTCCGCGCCTCGCTTTTTCACATCGGCGTCCTGGCGCGTTTGGCGGAACTCGATCTGCTGCGGAGCGTCTCAGTGCTGTCGACCGTTTCGGGCGGCTCGATCGTTGGCGCCTATTATTATCTCAAGGTGAAGGAGCTTCTCGAAGGGCGGCGGAAGGGTTCGGATGGACAAGCCGTCGCGCCATCGTCCCAGGCCTATGTCGACATTGTGAGCGAGATCGAGCGGGAATTCCTCGCTTGCGTACAGACGAATGTGCGTATGCGCGCATTGGTCGATCCCGTCGCCAATGCAAAAATGATTTTCTCCGACGACTATTCGCGCAGCGACCGCATCGCGGAAGTTTACGACGAGTGCTTCTATCGACGATTCTCGAGCGACCCCGCCCGCAAGATCACGCTGCCGGATTTGCTGATCACCCCCGTCGGCATGCAGCCGGGTTTCGACGTGCGCGCCTATAATGACGCCGCGACATATAAAATACCGATTCTGAACATCAACGCCACTTCTCTGAATACGGGCGGCCGCTGGGTGTTCACGGCTGTCCAGCTCGGCGAGGTCGCTTCCCCGGATTCGATCGATACGATCCAACCTCTGCGGCTGATCCAATATTCGGATACGACCTTGACGCAGAAGCAGCAGGATAAGCTCAAGGAGATCGGGCTCGCCGAAGCGGTCGCGGCCTCGGCCTGCGTGCCTGCGGTCTTCACCCCGCTCGCCATTCACGATCTCTATCCGCCGGGACCGAATGGCGAGGATTATGTCGTCGAATTGGTCGATGGCGGCGTTTACGATAATCAAGGCGTCGAGGCGCTGCTGTCCGAGAATTGCGATTATATGATTTGCAGCGACGCCTGCGGACAGCTCGACGAGAATCGCACGCCGGGGACGCAGCTGCTGCCGGTCGCGACGCGCGCCAACGACATATTGATGACGCGCGTTCGCGCAGAATGCTTCGACAGCCTCCGCACGCGCCCCGGCGGCGGCAAATTCGTCTTTTTCCATTTGCGTGACGCGTTCAGCGGCAATAGCGGCTATCCGCCTTTGCCTGGGCCTGTCGATCAATGCAATGGCAAGGATGACGGGCTGGTCTACGCCCTCTCCAATATCCGCACCGATCTCGACTCGTTTTCGGACATGGAAGCCTATACGCTGATGTACGACGGCTATTGTCTGAGCGATTACTTCTTGCAGCGGGCCGAGAATAACTGCGGACTCGGAACGGGCGCGCCCGGCGGAACGCCGAGGGAGCCGTGGCGGTTTCTCGCGATCCGCCAGATTGTCGAGACGGACAAGACGCTGCTGCTGTCGCGGCTGCTCGATGGGAAATATCTCTTCTTCAAGTCCTTTTACGCCGATCCGGTCCGCGCCGGCGTCTATAGTTTCATGATCGTCGCGCCGGTTCTGCTGCTGCTGTGGCGCTATTTCGACTGGGTCGAAGCCGCGTATCGTTTCCTGGTCAAGGATTTCCTGTATTCGGTTCTGCCCTTCGCGCTGATCGGCGCCGCGCTCTACGCAATCGTCATGGGCATGGACGACAAGCCCGCGGCGCTCAAATTTTTCGACTTCATCCGCAAATACCGTCGCGGCGACAACAAGTTTTTGGTCGGCGTGTTTTACATTCCCGGCCTTCTGGGCGCGGCGGCGGCGTTTGTGCATCTCAAGATCTTCAATAAGATTTTTCTTCAAGCCGGTCGGTTGCCGGGTTCGTCGGATGGCGGGCCGGCTTCGAGATCGAATGGGAGCAATTGAGCCTGTCCGAGCGCGTCGTGGAAATGCGCCGTTACGCCGACGGCGCCGTCTATCGCTTCCTTCCCGCCTCGGCGGACGAAGACGGAGCCGCGCGCTACAAGCGCGCGGATAAGGACGTCTGGATCTTGCGGGACCGCGATTTCGGCTGGATCGTTTGGGATGCGACGGACAAATCGCTGATGGGCCGGCCGTGGGACATCGCGATCAAGGACCAAGGCGCGACGCCGCCGGAATGCGATTGGGTGAGCCGGAAGGGCGCGAATTCCTATGTCTACCGGCTTGCCTTCGTCTGAATTTTTACTTGCGCCGATCTTATTTGCCCCAATTGTCGATAGCGTCGGAGAAGACGCGTTCGCCCGCAGGGCCCTTTTCCATATTGATGGTCGCCGAGCGGCCGTCCGAGAGCTGGAGCGGCAGATCGATCACGGCAAGCGAGCGGAGCAACTGAATGTTGCGCGCTTCACGATCGCCGCGCATCAGGCCGATGAGGAAATTATTGTCGGTGATCGGGACGGGAATGCCCGCCACTTTCTCCCCCGATTGCGCGTCGGCGCGGCGCATCTGGATCGGGCCGATGGCTTTCACGCCGCCCAGCGGGCCGCCGGATTGCGGCT
The nucleotide sequence above comes from Methylocystis parvus OBBP. Encoded proteins:
- the hemN gene encoding oxygen-independent coproporphyrinogen III oxidase — encoded protein: MDPAALALAERSAPRYTSYPTAPHFSKEIGDAEMRHWLSALDPHASLSLYFHVPFCRTICSYCGCHTKAVRQEAPLTAYKETLLREIEMTAQATPARSVASIHWGGGTPSILGPARFGEIIGRMRDLFGVTGETEHAIELDPRILDAEMVEALAQAGVNRVSFGVQDLNAHVQEAAGRVQPFEIVERAVAMVRGAGVAAINFDLMYGLPHQSVADVERTAAMAASLDPQRLAVFGYAHVPWFKANQKLIDAAALPGAAERLAQAAAVRRTLERAGFEAIGLDHFARPHDPLAVAARDGRMRRNFQGYTIDSATALLPFGVSSIGRLPQGFVGNATDLAGWRRAVEDDRFPVTRGLAFSIEDLARGDLIERLMCDFTVDFGAIALEHGFHVEAFDEARLPLSALERDGVVEVVDRRVTVTERGRPFVRLAAAAFDAYLDQSAARHSAAV
- a CDS encoding ATP-dependent DNA helicase produces the protein MPVWTPEQDNALNAVAEWLAKPRGPQVFRLFGYAGTGKSTLALHLAEHVDGDVAFAAFTGKAALVMRSKGCKDARTIHSLIYRATDSETEEPSFVLNDDSEAAHAKLIVIDECSMVDEELGRDLLSFGKKVLVLGDPAQLPPVKGGGFFTEAEPDVMLTEVHRQAADNPIVRLSMTIREGGALARGVYGETRIVGRDGLDPKLVTGADQVLVGMNKTRRAYNNRLRELRGFTAGPFPQSGEKLVCLRNNRKKGLLNGALFTVKSAGALRRGKIRMLVMPEEGEAGKYQRVSVIPQFFEGGEGEIPYALRKDSDEFDYGYALTVHKAQGSQWDNVTLFDESFAFREHRARWLYTGVTRAAQKLTLVM
- a CDS encoding patatin-like phospholipase family protein, whose protein sequence is MSEDQIEVVSSRGGACIPAIWSLEPKQTLGLALSGGGFRASLFHIGVLARLAELDLLRSVSVLSTVSGGSIVGAYYYLKVKELLEGRRKGSDGQAVAPSSQAYVDIVSEIEREFLACVQTNVRMRALVDPVANAKMIFSDDYSRSDRIAEVYDECFYRRFSSDPARKITLPDLLITPVGMQPGFDVRAYNDAATYKIPILNINATSLNTGGRWVFTAVQLGEVASPDSIDTIQPLRLIQYSDTTLTQKQQDKLKEIGLAEAVAASACVPAVFTPLAIHDLYPPGPNGEDYVVELVDGGVYDNQGVEALLSENCDYMICSDACGQLDENRTPGTQLLPVATRANDILMTRVRAECFDSLRTRPGGGKFVFFHLRDAFSGNSGYPPLPGPVDQCNGKDDGLVYALSNIRTDLDSFSDMEAYTLMYDGYCLSDYFLQRAENNCGLGTGAPGGTPREPWRFLAIRQIVETDKTLLLSRLLDGKYLFFKSFYADPVRAGVYSFMIVAPVLLLLWRYFDWVEAAYRFLVKDFLYSVLPFALIGAALYAIVMGMDDKPAALKFFDFIRKYRRGDNKFLVGVFYIPGLLGAAAAFVHLKIFNKIFLQAGRLPGSSDGGPASRSNGSN